A window of the Hordeum vulgare subsp. vulgare chromosome 5H, MorexV3_pseudomolecules_assembly, whole genome shotgun sequence genome harbors these coding sequences:
- the LOC123397535 gene encoding probable serine/threonine-protein kinase At1g54610 translates to MCLHTKLKFSEFSCLPKILARKAAKIGLDLIHLFKKASHVLMGCLCSKGAKDHADATSENREPSSKHDLKTASGTNDGSKVMPYAGEKVMAAFDARFSSCNNAELKGLSGEHVFSGWPTWLANVAPKAVEGWSPRRADSFEKLDKIGQGTYSIVYKARDLETGKIVALKKVRFVNTDPESVRFMAREIHILRRLEHPNIIKLEGIATSRVSQSLYLVFEYMEHDLSGLIASPGLKLTESQIKCFVQQLLHGLDHCHKNGVLHRDIKGSNLLIDSNGVLKIADFGLATSYDPDNRQPLTSRVVTLWYRPPELLLGATEYGVAVDMWSTGCIVAELFAGKPIMTGRTEVEQIHKIFKLCGSPMDDYCKKSKVPETAMFKRQQQYRRCVAETFKDFPPSTVVLIDSLLSLEPEVRGTASSALQSDFFKTEPLACDPSSLPKLPASKEYDVRLRQEEERRQRKATLGGRGAESSKPGNENHVTSCAVNGAAETKEHAHAISKSSSVKFYPEDSVPGFRVEPRPLPTTVQVPAFGSTCNMGGYTDHPTMPGCACSSVHVANSSTSRTKASSHSHIPQFCTKDLRNAIEVTYQNQPPDRPASSHNKNPPENHGRKFRRIHHSGPLVPPGGNIEDMLKEHERHIQEAVRKARLGKTSR, encoded by the exons ATGTGCCTTCACACCAAGCTGAAGTTTTCAGAGTTCAGCTGCCTTCCAAAG ATATTGGCTAGAAAGGCTGCAAAGATTGGTCTCGATCTGATTCATTTGTTCAAGAAGGCATCACATGTGCTTATGGGCTGCCTTTGCTCCAAAGGTGCCAAAGATCATGCTGATGCCACTTCCGAAAACAGAGAACCATCAAGTAAACATGACCTTAAGACTGCATCAGGTACGAATGATGGCAGCAAAGTCATGCCATATGCTGGAGAGAAGGTGATGGCAGCTTTTGATGCTAGGTTCAGCAGTTGTAACAATGCAGAGTTGAAAGGGCTCTCGGGTGAGCATGTTTTTTCTGGGTGGCCAACTTGGCTCGCAAATGTGGCGCCTAAAGCAGTAGAAGGCTGGTCGCCTCGACGAGCCGATTCATTCGAGAAATTAGACAAG ATTGGACAAGGAACTTACAGTATTGTGTATAAAGCCCGAGATCTTGAAACAGGGAAGATCGTTGCACTAAAGAAGGTGCGGTTTGTCAACACGGATCCTGAAAGTGTTCGCTTCATGGCTAGAGAAATCCATATTCTTCGGAGACTGGAGCATCCAAATATCATAAAGCTTGAAGGAATTGCAACATCTCGTGTGTCACAGAGCCTGTATCTGGTTTTCGAATACATGGAACATGACCTTTCCGGTCTTATTGCAAGTCCAGGCCTCAAACTCACCGAGTCACAG ATAAAGTGCTTCGTTCAGCAGCTGCTTCATGGCCTTGATCATTGCCACAAAAATGGAGTTCTGCATCGAGACATCAAAGGATCGAACCTCTTGATTGATAGCAATGGAGTACTGAAGATTGCAGACTTTGGCCTGGCAACATCTTACGACCCTGACAATCGGCAACCACTAACTAGCCGTGTTGTGACATTGTGGTACAGACCACCAGAGCTTTTGCTTGGTGCCACAGAGTATGGTGTTGCTGTGGATATGTGGAGTACAGGGTGTATTGTGGCAGAACTCTTTGCTGGCAAACCAATCATGACAGGAAGAACCGAG GTGGAGCAAATTCACAAGATCTTTAAGCTTTGTGGGTCGCCGATGGATGACTATTGCAAGAAATCAAAGGTGCCAGAAACAGCAATGTTCAAGCGTCAGCAGCAATATAGGCGGTGTGTTGCTGAGACTTTCAAAGATTTTCCTCCTTCCACTGTAGTTCTCATAGACTCCTTGCTTTCATTAGAACCAGAAGTTCGTGGAACAGCTTCCTCAGCTCTGCAGAGTGAT ttttttaaaacagagccacttgcttGCGACCCTTCAAGCCTACCGAAACTTCCAGCAAGCAAGGAGTATGATGTTAGACTCAGGCAAGAGGAAGAGAGGAG GCAAAGAAAGGCAACTCTTGGTGGACGAGGAGCTGAATCTTCCAAACCAGGAAATGAAAATCATGTAACCAGTTGTGCTGTCAATGGTGCTGCTGAAACGAAG GAACACGCGCATGCCATTTCAAAGAGCAGCAGCGTGAAGTTCTACCCCGAGGATAGCGTGCCCGGGTTCCGAGTGGAGCCACGCCCGTTGCCGACCACGGTGCAGGTTCCTGCATTTGGCTCTACATGTAACATGGGAGGTTACACAGATCATCCGACAATGCCTGGTTGTGCCTGCAGTTCTGTTCATGTCGCAAATTCCTCTACCTCGAGGACAAAGGCATCATCACATTCACATATACCACAGTTTTGCACGAAAGATCTGAGGAATGCAATTGAGGTTACATATCAGAATCAGCCACCTGATAGGCCTGCATCATCTCACAACAAGAACCCTCCAGAG AACCATGGAAGGAAATTCAGGAGGATCCACCACTCGGGGCCATTGGTGCCACCGGGAGGGAACATCGAGGACATGCTCAAGGAGCACGAGAGGCACATTCAAGAGGCGGTGCGCAAGGCACGGCTCGGTAAGACGAGCAGGTAG
- the LOC123397534 gene encoding pentatricopeptide repeat-containing protein At1g71460, chloroplastic has protein sequence MAIAMASTSSPVAAPCLKHHHFLNSKLLKPLKRSRSRSCALADADADASPRTSQAELRPDTKNAPALSAEIRRLVRAGRLRSALCLLDHLSHRGVPASPSAFTALLLACHSLAHVRQIHAHLRVHGLDSNEFLLARLVEVYLAVGAAEEARQVLGSLPRASAFSWNALLHGHVRRGRREAGDAVAGGFLEMRAAGANANEYTYGCILKSISGSTKPSMAMATATHAMLVKNAFAGAPGMLMTGLMDVYFRCGKVKLAMMVFEEMPERDVVAWGAVISGFAHKGMKREALEHFRWMAENGVKVNSVVLTSIVPVIGDLRARNLGREIHGLVLKKFPDRKDVAKVHAGLVDMYCKCGDMVSGRRVFYSTKKRNAVSWTALMSGYASNGRPDQALRCIVWMQQEGIRPDLVAVGSVLPVCTKLRALSEGKEIHAYALRRWFLPNVSLCTSLITMYGACCNLEYSRRVFHAMDKKTVRAWTALVDAYLKNGASSTAIEVFRSMLLSNRRPDAVAITRILSACSDIGALQLGKEVHGQVLKLRIEPLPLVATELVNMYGRCGDLKAAQRVFNRTESKGSLTCTAIIEAYAINQRHKEALDLFSWMLSNNFVPTIVTFSVVLRICDAAGLHDEALEIFNSMVQGYNLEASEENYDCIISLLTSAGRTSEVQRFSDLKAAMFSSPAPFLDFEQA, from the coding sequence ATGGCCATTGCCATGGCCTCGACCTCCTCCCCTGTCGCCGCCCCCTGCCTGAAGCACCACCATTTTCTAAACTCCAAGCTCCTCAAGCCTCTCAAACGCTCGAGAAGCCGCTCATGCGCCctcgccgacgccgacgccgacgcctcCCCCCGCACGTCCCAGGCGGAGCTCCGGCCGGACACAAAAAACGCGCCCGCCCTCTCTGCTGAGATCCGCCGTCTCGTTCGTGCAGGCCGCCTTCGCTCTGCGCTCTGCCTCCTCGACCATTTATCCCACCGCGGCGTCccggcaagcccctcagccttcaCTGCTCTCCTCTTGGCATGCCACTCCCTTGCCCACGTCCGTCAGATCCACGCCCACCTCCGTGTCCACGGCCTTGACTCCAATGAGTTTCTCTTAGCCAGGCTCGTCGAGGTTTATCTTGCGGTCGGTGCTGCTGAGGAGGCCCGCCAGGTGCTCGGCAGTTTGCCCAGGGCCAGTGCCTTCTCGTGGAACGCTTTGCTCCACGGGCACGTTCGCAGGGGGCGGAGAGAGGCAGGGGATGCTGTCGCGGGCGGGTTTTTGGAGATGCGTGCTGCTGGGGCTAATGCGAACGAGTACACGTACGGCTGTATCCTCAAGTCCATCTCTGGGAGTACCAAGCCATCGATGGCCATGGCCACCGCCACGCATGCCATGCTAGTCAAGAACGCATTTGCAGGTGCGCCGGGCATGCTGATGACTGGCCTCATGGATGTCTACTTCAGGTGCGGGAAGGTGAAGCTGGCGATGATGGTGTTTGAGGAAATGCCAGAGAGGGATGTTGTTGCATGGGGGGCAGTGATTTCCGGGTTCGCACACAAGGGGATGAAGAGAGAGGCACTGGAGCATTTCCGATGGATGGCGGAAAACGGAGTCAAGGTGAACTCAGTGGTGCTCACCTCGATCGTGCCAGTTATCGGTGATTTACGTGCACGCAACTTAGGGAGGGAGATCCATGGGTTGGTGCTGAAGAAGTTTCCAGACCGTAAAGATGTAGCAAAGGTCCATGCAGGGCTGGTAGACATGTACTGCAAGTGCGGCGATATGGTCTCTGGGAGGCGAGTGTTCTATAGCACCAAGAAGAGGAATGCTGTCTCATGGACAGCATTAATGTCTGGGTATGCATCCAATGGGAGGCCAGATCAGGCTCTGAGGTGCATAGTTTGGATGCAGCAAGAAGGAATCCGACCAGATCTCGTTGCGGTTGGTAGTGTTCTCCCAGTATGCACAAAATTGCGAGCATTGAGCGAGGGGAAGGAGATCCATGCATATGCCTTGAGGAGGTGGTTCCTGCCGAACGTCTCATTATGCACTTCCCTCATCACCATGTACGGTGCATGCTGTAATTTAGAATACTCTCGCAGGGTATTTCATGCTATGGATAAGAAAACTGTACGAGCTTGGACTGCATTGGTTGATGCCTACCTAAAGAACGGAGCCTCTTCGACTGCTATTGAAGTGTTTAGATCAATGCTGCTGTCCAACCGTCGGCCTGATGCTGTTGCCATCACCAGGATACTGAGTGCCTGCTCTGATATTGGGGCATTACAACTTGGCAAGGAAGTTCATGGTCAGGTGTTAAAGTTGCGGATAGAACCTCTCCCGTTAGTTGCCACAGAACTTGTTAACATGTATGGCAGGTGTGGGGACCTTAAGGCAGCACAGAGGGTGTTCAATCGAACAGAGTCCAAGGGATCCCTGACGTGCACTGCAATAATAGAAGCTTATGCAATCAACCAGCGGCACAAGGAGGCACTGGATCTCTTTTCATGGATGCTGTCAAATAACTTTGTCCCAACTATTGTCACCTTCAGTGTGGTTCTGAGAATCTGTGATGCAGCAGGATTGCATGATGAAGCTCTCGAGATTTTCAACTCCATGGTGCAAGGGTACAACCTGGAAGCATCTGAAGAGAATTATGACTGCATCATCAGCCTTCTTACTAGTGCTGGCAGGACTTCCGAAGTACAGCGTTTTTCTGATTTGAAAGCTGCAATGTTTAGTTCACCTGCTCCTTTTTTGGATTTTGAACAGGCGTAA